A section of the Deinococcus taeanensis genome encodes:
- a CDS encoding SDR family oxidoreductase, with the protein MSQKSAFITGASKGIGHAVARALIQDGYAVTLTSRNAQEIEQVARELGAQARGVACDVKDPQAVQAAVDEHVQAFGGLDVLFVNAGVGHFGNVADLSIEQWQDVIDTNLSGAFYTVKAAIPALSRQGGYIFTLSSLAGKNPLPGGGAYNASKFGLNGLSEVLNLDLRDRGIKVTQIMPGSVATHFNGHTPDADKDAWKIQPEDLAQLTVDLLHMPGRTLPSRVEVRPSRPPKK; encoded by the coding sequence ATGAGCCAGAAAAGTGCGTTCATCACCGGAGCCAGCAAAGGCATCGGTCACGCCGTTGCCCGCGCGCTGATTCAGGACGGGTACGCCGTGACCCTCACCAGCCGCAACGCGCAGGAGATCGAGCAGGTGGCCCGTGAGCTCGGCGCCCAGGCGCGCGGCGTCGCCTGCGACGTGAAGGATCCTCAGGCGGTGCAGGCGGCCGTGGACGAGCACGTGCAGGCGTTCGGGGGCCTGGACGTGCTGTTCGTGAATGCCGGGGTGGGCCACTTCGGGAACGTCGCTGACCTGAGCATCGAGCAGTGGCAGGACGTGATCGACACGAACCTCAGCGGCGCGTTCTACACCGTCAAGGCCGCCATTCCGGCCCTGAGCCGGCAGGGCGGGTACATCTTTACGCTCTCCAGCCTCGCCGGGAAGAACCCCCTGCCGGGCGGCGGGGCGTACAACGCCAGCAAGTTCGGTCTGAACGGCCTGAGTGAAGTGCTGAACCTGGACCTGCGCGACCGGGGCATCAAGGTCACGCAGATCATGCCGGGCAGTGTGGCCACGCACTTCAACGGTCACACGCCCGACGCCGACAAGGACGCCTGGAAGATCCAGCCGGAGGACCTCGCGCAGCTGACCGTGGACCTGCTGCACATGCCCGGGCGCACCCTGCCCAGCCGTGTGGAGGTCCGGCCCAGCCGCCCGCCGAAAAAATAG
- the smpB gene encoding SsrA-binding protein SmpB encodes MYTNRRAHYEYELLERFEAGISLTGSEVKSVRAGGVDFRDAFARLHGGNIDLEGLYIPTYKEATYNNHEPRRTRRLLLHREEISKVKRGLEQKGLTLVPTRLYQKGRYFKVELALARGKKLHDKRRAEAEKTVRRELREL; translated from the coding sequence GTGTACACGAACCGCCGCGCTCATTACGAGTACGAACTGTTGGAGCGCTTCGAGGCGGGGATCAGCCTGACCGGCAGCGAGGTCAAGAGCGTACGCGCCGGCGGCGTGGACTTCCGCGACGCCTTCGCGCGCCTGCACGGCGGCAATATTGATCTGGAAGGCCTGTACATCCCCACCTACAAGGAAGCGACGTACAACAACCACGAGCCGCGCCGCACCCGCCGTCTCCTGCTGCACCGCGAGGAGATCAGCAAGGTCAAGCGCGGCCTGGAGCAGAAGGGCCTGACGCTGGTGCCCACCCGCCTGTACCAGAAGGGCCGGTACTTCAAGGTGGAGCTCGCCCTGGCCCGCGGCAAGAAACTGCACGACAAACGCCGCGCCGAGGCAGAGAAGACCGTTCGCCGGGAGCTGCGCGAACTGTGA
- a CDS encoding N-acetylmuramoyl-L-alanine amidase, giving the protein MKFTLSRTIWTALAGSVLLISLASAQIAFSRLNLAGKEVQSIQLYGAEYASQSTLSSLLNVTQEDGLIRVTGLGHTLLLPLDENQQRATTAFNTVQLDTRRIQGRTATLVNGNLYLPLDTLAAGLGARYQQGTFTVASPQLKGVSSRAGRDTDRLVLDLSRDVQVIDEQRGDRVVLTLKGLQGEARRYTTRGAFLPSAEVARAGTDLTVTLPVTPTSGYRVFKVVRTSGVRVVVDAGPGVPVSAPELLARVTSPLIVLDPAQVEGVGRDVTLEVARRSAELLTKFGWQVRVTRDTSSVMPRDEALKLARQSDVYLALDMGRLPGARRSGVTVYEQTGRASTQLVNTLRAGSSAPYSGLVVAGAGSTRRLGELLRGELKGGGVTARQERTTRVRSLGEAPQAALLLELGWANNAEDLAKLSMDDRLKVLSVAVARSVATYLTARANNNANISAQGAAQ; this is encoded by the coding sequence GTGAAGTTCACCCTCAGCCGGACCATCTGGACCGCCCTGGCCGGCAGCGTCCTGCTGATCAGCCTGGCCAGCGCGCAGATTGCGTTCTCCCGCCTGAACCTCGCCGGCAAGGAGGTGCAGAGCATCCAGCTGTACGGCGCCGAGTACGCCAGCCAGAGCACCCTCAGCAGCCTGCTGAACGTCACTCAGGAAGACGGCCTGATCCGCGTGACCGGCCTGGGCCACACCCTGCTGCTTCCGCTCGATGAGAACCAGCAGCGCGCCACCACCGCCTTCAACACCGTGCAGCTGGACACCCGCCGCATTCAGGGCCGCACGGCGACCCTGGTGAACGGCAACCTGTACCTGCCCCTGGACACCCTGGCTGCCGGCCTGGGCGCCAGGTACCAGCAGGGCACCTTCACGGTGGCCTCGCCGCAGCTGAAGGGCGTCAGCAGCCGCGCCGGGCGCGACACCGACCGCCTCGTGCTGGACCTCAGCCGGGACGTGCAGGTGATCGACGAGCAGCGCGGCGACCGCGTGGTCCTCACCCTCAAGGGCCTACAGGGTGAGGCGCGCAGGTACACCACGCGCGGCGCGTTCCTCCCGAGCGCGGAGGTGGCCAGGGCAGGAACAGACCTGACCGTCACCCTGCCAGTCACGCCCACCAGCGGGTACCGGGTGTTCAAGGTGGTGCGGACCAGCGGGGTGCGCGTCGTGGTGGACGCCGGTCCGGGTGTGCCCGTCAGCGCGCCGGAACTGCTCGCGCGCGTCACCAGCCCGCTGATTGTGCTGGACCCCGCCCAGGTGGAGGGCGTGGGCCGGGACGTCACCCTGGAGGTCGCGCGGCGCAGCGCTGAACTGCTCACCAAGTTCGGCTGGCAGGTGCGCGTCACCCGCGACACCAGCAGCGTCATGCCGCGCGACGAGGCGCTGAAACTCGCCCGGCAGAGCGACGTGTACCTCGCGCTGGACATGGGCCGTCTGCCCGGCGCCCGCCGCAGCGGCGTCACCGTGTACGAACAGACCGGCCGGGCCAGCACGCAGCTGGTGAACACCCTGCGCGCCGGCAGCAGCGCGCCGTACAGCGGGCTGGTGGTGGCCGGTGCGGGCAGCACGCGCCGCCTGGGTGAACTGCTGCGCGGGGAACTCAAGGGCGGCGGCGTCACCGCCAGGCAGGAACGCACCACCCGCGTGCGCAGCCTGGGTGAGGCGCCCCAGGCGGCGCTCCTGCTGGAACTCGGCTGGGCGAACAACGCCGAGGACCTCGCCAAGCTCAGCATGGACGACCGCCTGAAGGTCCTGTCGGTGGCCGTGGCCCGCTCGGTTGCCACGTACCTGACCGCCCGCGCGAACAACAACGCGAACATCAGCGCGCAGGGAGCCGCACAGTGA
- a CDS encoding GerMN domain-containing protein, which translates to MSLPRKLFSLFNVVSAGLLVASALALQAVQRTPPTPEPPRLELTERKRLKVKVYFTDTQVQALKAETRTIQVTQTNPRALAQAAVNIWAQGPYDKAFLAVVPKGTDAPKVYLRGQHYFVDLPGAYAALRYGASGERMLLCTLTRTLLEERGQDVTFILNGQPAELLGRMDLTQPYTRGDCADQ; encoded by the coding sequence GTGAGTCTGCCCCGCAAGCTCTTCTCGCTGTTCAACGTGGTCTCCGCCGGGTTGCTCGTGGCCTCCGCGCTGGCCCTGCAGGCCGTGCAGCGCACGCCCCCCACCCCCGAACCACCCCGGCTGGAACTCACGGAACGCAAGCGCCTGAAAGTCAAGGTGTACTTCACGGATACGCAGGTGCAGGCCCTGAAAGCCGAGACGCGCACCATTCAGGTGACGCAGACCAACCCGCGGGCCCTGGCGCAGGCCGCCGTGAACATCTGGGCGCAGGGGCCCTACGACAAGGCGTTCCTGGCCGTGGTGCCCAAAGGCACCGACGCACCCAAGGTGTACCTGCGCGGCCAGCATTACTTCGTGGACCTGCCCGGCGCCTACGCCGCGCTGCGGTACGGCGCCAGCGGCGAGCGCATGCTGCTGTGCACCCTGACCCGCACGCTGCTCGAGGAACGCGGGCAGGACGTGACGTTCATCCTGAACGGCCAACCGGCCGAACTGCTCGGCCGCATGGACCTCACCCAGCCGTACACCCGCGGGGACTGCGCCGACCAGTGA
- a CDS encoding AAA family ATPase — MLQSVTLQGFKSFADRTRLDFGPGVSAVIGPNGSGKSNVVEAIRWATHQARARELRAGRGTELIFHGSGGKAPLGLAEVQLELLTPAGERVNLARRVYRDGTGEQDLNGRAARARDVQGALRGTGLGPGGLAVIGQGEVSGVVQAEGRTLLGYVQEAAGLSRAVTARQDTEARLREADTHLDALRLLLNEREAALTRLDRAAQDARTHQHLTLRVLTLEDALTRERQAALAREITAARAEAQSLEARSAVLAGEVQAAAAAVDAARDAAQDARARRDAYAGALDTLRAARDAAAQAERYRTHLELERQTLTAELEALPTSPPAQPAPDLGALDAALNAARTQAEAAERRARTLDADLKHARALAARAAEAAARQDASRETLRAEFERAEGNLTQALEALDAARGRLTHARTAREHAEREYATLRDTRESAAQRDRHLRGELTRVNASVAPLRRERDRLEQTLNSYARYGEGARNALRLDHPGIVGSVADLLTVPAEYEVALGAALGRRLEQVVVQRADHAREIIDELKRVGGRATFLPLDLIRARPRRDASLLREAGVIGNLADLCPSDPPLVAESILADTLVVRDLRAANQLARTHASRPRLVTLDGELVEPGGAITGGRTRDTGSGVLGDQRRFQELDAELEDADHQHARLNAELKAVESTLAATADRHDVLLAARERAAQEETAAERRVTELAAQTRSLQAHHDRLAARLGPETPDLPASAGPLPDVDALEAQLRAARDAAEQGRGAERTAAETLALAREADAAWRAYRTGRARAGDLRARLDTNATSLAAQDAALTAARAEVSRRETALGTLDEHEFARAEFTREQAAQTYATLIGTQNKARARLEDLRLLIARREGSLAPIPDGCLPPGTPREWTAELGRVRAALDALGPVNARAEADHAAAQAVLDAQRAELHDAEAAATELRAHLHDLETAEGHATNAAFDRVNAAFREYSAELLGGQGELERELDDQGRLRGLRLAVQPRGKRTRSMTLLSAGERTMAGLGFLFALNHAGGEGSAGGLPLAVLDEVDAPLDEANIRRFTAFLSLFAARGAQFLLVTHQKATMEIAHALWGVTTDQTGASRVLSIKQHDDARAG; from the coding sequence ATGCTTCAGAGCGTCACCCTGCAAGGCTTCAAGAGTTTCGCCGACCGCACCCGCCTGGACTTCGGACCCGGCGTCAGCGCCGTGATCGGCCCGAACGGCAGCGGCAAAAGTAATGTCGTGGAAGCCATCCGCTGGGCCACGCACCAGGCGCGCGCGCGCGAACTGCGCGCCGGTCGCGGCACCGAGCTGATCTTCCACGGCAGTGGTGGCAAGGCGCCCCTGGGGCTCGCGGAAGTGCAGCTGGAACTTCTGACGCCCGCCGGCGAGCGCGTGAACCTCGCGCGGCGCGTGTACCGCGACGGCACCGGCGAACAGGACCTGAACGGCCGAGCGGCGCGCGCGCGGGATGTACAGGGCGCCCTGCGCGGCACCGGCCTGGGACCCGGCGGCCTGGCCGTGATCGGACAGGGTGAGGTGAGTGGCGTCGTTCAGGCCGAAGGCCGAACGCTGCTCGGGTACGTGCAGGAAGCCGCGGGACTGTCCCGCGCCGTCACTGCCCGTCAGGACACCGAAGCGCGGCTGCGCGAGGCGGACACGCACCTGGACGCCCTGCGGCTGCTGCTGAACGAACGTGAGGCTGCCCTGACCCGGCTGGACCGCGCCGCGCAGGACGCCCGCACCCATCAGCACCTGACCCTACGCGTCCTGACCCTGGAAGACGCCCTGACACGCGAACGGCAGGCCGCTCTGGCCCGCGAGATCACTGCCGCCCGCGCCGAAGCCCAGAGCCTCGAGGCCCGCAGCGCCGTCCTGGCGGGCGAAGTGCAGGCCGCTGCAGCCGCCGTCGACGCCGCCCGGGACGCCGCGCAGGACGCCCGGGCGCGCCGGGACGCCTACGCCGGGGCGCTTGACACGCTGCGCGCTGCCCGGGACGCCGCCGCGCAGGCCGAACGCTACCGCACGCACCTGGAGCTCGAACGCCAGACGCTGACCGCAGAACTCGAGGCGCTGCCCACCAGCCCCCCCGCACAGCCCGCCCCGGATCTGGGGGCGCTCGACGCCGCGCTGAACGCGGCGCGCACCCAGGCGGAAGCGGCCGAACGCCGCGCCCGGACCCTGGACGCCGACCTCAAACATGCCCGCGCTCTGGCTGCCCGCGCGGCCGAGGCCGCCGCCCGCCAGGACGCCAGCCGTGAAACGCTGCGCGCTGAGTTCGAGCGCGCCGAGGGCAACCTCACTCAGGCGCTGGAAGCCCTGGACGCCGCACGCGGCCGCCTGACGCACGCCCGCACGGCCCGTGAGCACGCCGAACGCGAGTACGCCACGCTGCGGGACACCCGTGAGAGCGCCGCGCAACGGGACCGGCATCTGCGCGGCGAGCTCACCCGCGTGAACGCCAGCGTCGCGCCGCTGCGCCGCGAACGCGACCGGCTGGAACAGACCCTCAACTCCTACGCCCGCTACGGCGAGGGCGCCCGCAACGCCCTGCGCCTCGATCACCCCGGCATCGTGGGCTCCGTCGCGGACCTCCTCACCGTGCCCGCCGAGTACGAGGTCGCGCTGGGCGCCGCGCTCGGCCGGCGCCTGGAACAGGTGGTCGTGCAGCGCGCCGATCACGCCCGTGAGATCATCGACGAACTCAAACGTGTGGGGGGCCGCGCCACGTTCCTCCCGCTGGACCTCATCCGCGCCCGGCCGCGCCGTGACGCGAGCCTGCTGCGGGAGGCCGGCGTGATCGGCAACCTGGCTGACCTGTGCCCCAGCGACCCGCCCCTTGTGGCCGAGAGTATCCTCGCCGACACCCTCGTCGTGCGGGACCTGCGCGCCGCCAACCAGCTGGCCCGCACGCACGCCAGCCGCCCGCGCCTCGTCACGCTGGACGGCGAACTTGTGGAACCCGGCGGCGCCATCACCGGCGGCCGGACGCGCGACACCGGCAGCGGCGTCCTGGGTGACCAGCGCCGCTTCCAGGAACTCGACGCTGAACTGGAGGACGCCGACCACCAGCACGCGCGCCTGAACGCCGAACTGAAGGCGGTGGAGTCCACCCTGGCCGCCACGGCAGACCGGCACGACGTCCTCCTTGCTGCCCGCGAGCGCGCCGCGCAGGAAGAAACCGCCGCCGAACGCCGCGTTACCGAACTGGCTGCCCAGACCCGCAGCCTCCAGGCGCACCACGACCGCCTCGCCGCCCGCCTGGGCCCGGAAACGCCGGACCTGCCTGCCTCCGCGGGGCCCCTGCCGGACGTCGACGCCCTGGAGGCGCAGCTGCGCGCCGCCCGGGACGCCGCCGAACAGGGCCGCGGCGCCGAACGCACCGCCGCCGAAACCCTCGCCCTGGCCCGCGAGGCGGACGCCGCGTGGCGCGCCTACCGCACCGGCCGCGCCCGCGCGGGCGACCTGCGCGCCCGCCTGGACACCAACGCCACGTCCCTGGCCGCCCAGGACGCCGCCCTCACGGCTGCGCGCGCCGAGGTCAGCCGCCGCGAAACGGCGCTCGGCACCCTGGACGAGCACGAGTTCGCCCGCGCCGAGTTCACCCGCGAGCAGGCCGCGCAGACCTACGCCACTCTGATCGGCACGCAGAACAAGGCCCGCGCCCGTCTGGAAGACCTGCGGCTGCTGATCGCCCGGCGCGAAGGCAGCCTGGCCCCCATTCCCGACGGCTGCCTGCCCCCCGGCACGCCCCGCGAGTGGACCGCCGAGCTGGGCCGCGTCCGCGCCGCCCTGGACGCCCTCGGGCCGGTGAATGCCCGCGCCGAGGCAGACCACGCGGCGGCACAGGCGGTGCTGGACGCCCAGCGCGCCGAGCTGCACGACGCCGAGGCTGCCGCCACCGAACTGCGCGCCCACCTGCATGACCTGGAGACGGCTGAAGGCCACGCCACGAACGCTGCTTTCGACCGGGTGAACGCCGCGTTCCGCGAGTACAGCGCCGAACTGCTCGGCGGGCAGGGCGAACTCGAACGTGAACTTGACGATCAGGGCCGGCTGCGCGGCCTGCGCCTCGCGGTGCAGCCCCGGGGGAAACGCACCCGCTCCATGACCCTGCTCTCCGCCGGGGAACGCACCATGGCCGGCCTGGGCTTCCTGTTTGCGCTGAACCACGCGGGAGGCGAAGGCAGCGCCGGTGGCCTTCCCCTGGCCGTTCTCGACGAGGTTGACGCCCCCCTGGACGAGGCGAACATCCGGCGTTTCACTGCCTTCCTGAGCCTGTTCGCGGCGCGGGGCGCGCAGTTCCTGCTCGTGACCCACCAGAAGGCCACCATGGAAATCGCGCACGCCCTGTGGGGCGTCACCACCGACCAGACGGGCGCCAGCCGCGTCCTGAGCATCAAACAGCACGACGACGCCCGCGCCGGCTAG
- a CDS encoding alpha-amylase family glycosyl hydrolase: protein MRNLALLGALLTALAGRSGAQTATPLPHLEGQVIYQVMPDRFFDGNPANNQGVNRADPRAWHGGDLPGLTQKLGYIQKLGATAVWLTPVYQQQTANSFGTAAYHGYWPADFRNVDPHFGTLADFGTFVKAAQSAGMPVILDQVINHYGYEAATVRLRRDWFNGEAQCAAATNKDVDCALSGLPDLRQSNPQVRELLLGNANFWREQGVTAFRYDAIKHVERPFLRDLLTADRRAGTWTLGEWYGADTGTVADWQKEGFDSLFLFSLQEAMKGSVMGEGSLDAVRSVLARQDELPRPGEVALFLDNHDVPRFAQGTLFEDLGQERTKYGLRALMTLRGVPVIWQGTEIAMRGGADPDNRRDMRFEDTWTPAEKAVFSAAQAAIAARRASPALSNGAQLLLPTPDPVSSTLLLFTRELNGQTVLAAWHGGNARRTYSLKLSGLGVNWPALAATPSLFTGQDAKVSVSGGYLHLSLPPKDAAAFRVQ from the coding sequence ATGCGCAATCTCGCCCTTCTGGGCGCGCTGCTGACTGCCCTTGCGGGCAGGTCGGGCGCGCAGACGGCCACTCCCCTCCCCCATCTTGAGGGGCAGGTGATCTACCAGGTGATGCCCGACCGGTTCTTCGACGGGAATCCCGCGAACAACCAGGGCGTGAACCGCGCCGACCCGCGCGCCTGGCACGGCGGGGACCTGCCGGGCCTCACGCAGAAGCTCGGGTACATTCAGAAGCTCGGCGCGACCGCCGTGTGGCTCACGCCGGTGTACCAGCAGCAGACCGCGAATTCCTTCGGCACCGCCGCGTACCACGGGTACTGGCCCGCCGATTTCCGGAACGTGGACCCGCACTTCGGAACCCTGGCGGACTTCGGGACGTTCGTGAAGGCCGCGCAGTCGGCTGGCATGCCCGTGATTCTCGATCAGGTCATCAATCACTACGGGTACGAGGCCGCCACGGTGCGCCTGCGCCGGGACTGGTTCAACGGCGAGGCGCAGTGCGCCGCGGCCACCAACAAGGACGTGGACTGCGCCCTGTCCGGCCTGCCTGACCTGCGCCAGAGCAACCCGCAGGTGCGCGAGCTGCTGCTCGGCAACGCGAACTTCTGGCGGGAGCAGGGGGTCACGGCCTTCCGGTACGACGCGATCAAGCATGTCGAGCGGCCCTTCCTGCGCGACCTGCTCACCGCTGACCGCCGCGCCGGCACCTGGACGCTGGGCGAGTGGTACGGCGCGGACACCGGCACTGTCGCTGACTGGCAGAAAGAAGGCTTCGACAGCCTGTTCCTGTTCAGCCTGCAGGAGGCCATGAAAGGCAGCGTGATGGGCGAAGGCAGCCTGGACGCCGTTCGCAGTGTCCTGGCCCGGCAGGACGAACTGCCGCGCCCGGGTGAGGTGGCGCTGTTCCTGGACAACCACGACGTGCCGCGCTTTGCCCAGGGCACCCTGTTTGAGGACCTGGGGCAGGAGCGCACGAAGTACGGTCTGCGCGCCCTCATGACCCTGCGCGGCGTGCCCGTGATCTGGCAGGGCACCGAGATCGCCATGCGCGGCGGCGCTGACCCCGACAACCGCCGCGACATGCGCTTCGAGGACACCTGGACGCCCGCCGAGAAGGCCGTGTTCAGCGCCGCGCAGGCCGCCATTGCCGCCCGCAGGGCCAGCCCGGCCCTCAGCAACGGCGCGCAGCTGCTGCTGCCCACGCCCGACCCCGTCAGCAGCACCCTGCTGCTGTTCACGCGTGAACTGAACGGACAGACCGTGCTCGCGGCGTGGCACGGCGGCAATGCCCGGCGCACGTACTCCCTGAAGCTCAGTGGCCTGGGCGTGAACTGGCCGGCACTGGCGGCCACCCCATCCCTGTTTACCGGGCAGGACGCGAAGGTCAGTGTGAGTGGCGGGTACCTCCACCTGAGTCTTCCCCCCAAAGACGCCGCCGCCTTCCGCGTGCAGTAG
- a CDS encoding TIGR00282 family metallophosphoesterase, with protein sequence MIRLLFVGDVFAAPGRRVLGAHLPTLRSRADFIVVNMENAAGGFGIHREAADGALKAGANCMTLGNHAWHHKDVYVMMQDEGTYPIVRPLNYSDPGTPGVGWRTFDVKTAQGTERLTVVNVLGRVFMEAVANPFRAMDELLERPDLGSVFVDFHAEATSEKQGMARYLDGRVAAVIGTHTHVPTADTRILPGGTAFQADAGFTGPYESIIGSAPEGPLERFVTERPHRYGAADGPAELNGVFVQIEAGRAVGVERYRYVEEREGR encoded by the coding sequence ATGATTCGCTTGCTGTTTGTGGGAGATGTGTTTGCCGCGCCGGGAAGGCGGGTGCTGGGCGCGCATCTGCCCACCCTGCGCTCCAGGGCGGATTTCATCGTGGTGAACATGGAGAACGCCGCGGGAGGCTTCGGCATTCACCGGGAGGCGGCCGACGGCGCGCTGAAGGCCGGGGCAAACTGCATGACGCTGGGGAACCACGCGTGGCATCACAAGGACGTGTACGTGATGATGCAGGACGAGGGCACGTACCCGATCGTGCGGCCCCTGAACTACAGTGACCCCGGCACGCCCGGCGTGGGCTGGCGCACCTTCGACGTGAAAACCGCCCAGGGCACCGAGCGTCTCACGGTCGTGAACGTGCTGGGCCGCGTGTTCATGGAAGCGGTCGCCAACCCCTTCCGGGCGATGGATGAGCTGCTTGAGCGCCCGGACCTGGGGAGCGTGTTCGTGGACTTCCACGCGGAGGCCACCAGCGAGAAGCAGGGCATGGCGCGGTACCTGGACGGGCGGGTGGCGGCCGTGATCGGCACGCACACCCACGTGCCCACGGCTGACACGCGCATCCTGCCAGGCGGCACGGCGTTCCAGGCGGACGCGGGATTCACCGGGCCGTACGAGTCGATCATCGGGAGCGCGCCGGAAGGCCCGCTGGAACGTTTTGTCACGGAGCGCCCCCACCGGTACGGCGCGGCGGACGGCCCGGCGGAACTCAATGGTGTCTTTGTCCAGATAGAGGCGGGCCGGGCAGTGGGGGTGGAACGGTACCGTTACGTGGAAGAACGGGAAGGCCGGTAA